One Fusobacterium varium genomic window, TATCTATATCAAACTTATCAATTGCATAGATAAGTCCCATATTACCTTCACTAATCAGATCAATAAAGCTCATCCCCTTATTGACATACCCTTTTGCTATATTCACTACTAATTTTAGATTAGAAGTTATCAATTCATTTTTAGCCTCAATATCTCCATTTTTAGCTTTTACTAAAAGAGAAAACTCCTCTTCTTTACTTAGTAACTTATGTTTTTTTATGTCTTTTAAATATAAACTTATAAGATCTTTATCAGCCATTTTCTATCCCCACACTTATCATATTTTAATAAAATTCTTCTTTTAAAGTTCTTTCCATAAGTTCTGTTACCATACTTGTTGCATCAGCATCTTTATAAAGAATATTATAAGTTGCTTCTAGTATTGGCATCGATATATTTTTCGCTTTTGCTTGTTCATAAACTGCTTTTACTGTTGGAACACCTTCTGCTACCATTGTCATCTCATCTAAAATTTGTTGAAGTTTTTGTCCTCTTCCTAAGCATTCTCCAACATGTCTATTTCTACTATGTTTACTAGCACAAGTAACTATTAAGTCACCTATTCCACTTAAACCTGAAAAAGTTATCTCCTTTGCTCCACAAGCTTTTCCAAATCTTGTCATCTCAGCTATTCCTCTAGTTATTAAAGCAGCTTTTGTATTATCTCCAAATCCCATTCCATCAGCTATACCTGCTCCTATAGCCAAACAGTTTTTTACTGCTGCACCTATTTCAACTCCAGTTATATCTTCATTTAGATATACTCTGAAATTCTTACTATTAAACAATTCTTGTATTCTAGCTGCATTTTCTTTTACTCCTGCTGCAACAATAGTTGTTGGTATCCCTATTGCTACCTCTTCAGCATGAGTAGGTCCTGATAAAACAACTATATTTTTATGAAACTTTCCTTTTATCTCATCTTTCATAACTTCAGAAAGACGCATTCCTGTTAAAACTTCTATTCCTTTTGCAGTATTTACAAGTAACATATCCTCAGTAATATCATTTGAAAAACTTCCAATTACCTTTCTTAAAACTTGAGATGGTACTGAAAATACAACATATTTTATTCCATCTAATAATCCTTCTTTTTTATTAGTAACCTTTAAATTATCTGGAAACTTTACTCCTGGTAAAAATCTTTTATTTTCTCTCTCTCTTTGAATCTCTTCTGCTCTCTCTTGGTTAAATTC contains:
- a CDS encoding NAD(P)H-dependent glycerol-3-phosphate dehydrogenase produces the protein MEKVVIIGAGSWGTALGLVLARKDYDVTLWEFNQERAEEIQRERENKRFLPGVKFPDNLKVTNKKEGLLDGIKYVVFSVPSQVLRKVIGSFSNDITEDMLLVNTAKGIEVLTGMRLSEVMKDEIKGKFHKNIVVLSGPTHAEEVAIGIPTTIVAAGVKENAARIQELFNSKNFRVYLNEDITGVEIGAAVKNCLAIGAGIADGMGFGDNTKAALITRGIAEMTRFGKACGAKEITFSGLSGIGDLIVTCASKHSRNRHVGECLGRGQKLQQILDEMTMVAEGVPTVKAVYEQAKAKNISMPILEATYNILYKDADATSMVTELMERTLKEEFY